Proteins encoded in a region of the Panicum hallii strain FIL2 chromosome 3, PHallii_v3.1, whole genome shotgun sequence genome:
- the LOC112883865 gene encoding uncharacterized protein LOC112883865 isoform X2, with product MAAAAVASSSTPRPLRLAPRRALGGAPDHVNAPPLRSRRPRLAVSASAGAEAEAGGSERFYFNFTGFPFPLGPFLNRRTIRTEAVKGSIWLFEQEQALGFSSVSTNIRMTVIRLKSGGLWVHAPIAPTKECIQLLKELDAPVEHIVLPTFAYEHKIFVGPFSRKFPKAQVWVAPRQWSWPINLPLEFFGIFRAKPLKDEDDATPWAAEIEQKVLSSPEVGIGPYVEVAFYHKPSKTLLVTDAVIFVPRQPPECISKESLLASAKNGLAVKLLSKGKEVPDEPVVDNTLNRQKGWERMVLQILFLGPSNLLEPNASFAQMSQKLIVSPIVKTLVFSKVPEKVRDWVDRIAADWPFRRIIPCHFSAPINASRSDFLAAFAFLDELLPDRPAAVPGLSLLFASFMGKAASYFPPDDMKTLSSLDEFLVSVGAVKKTVSGRKR from the exons ATGGCAGCCGCAGCCGTGGCCTCCAGCTCCACCCCGCGGCCGCTCCGCCTGGCGCCGCGCCGGGCTCTCGGCGGCGCGCCCGACCACGTCAACGCCCCGCCGCTCCGCTCCCGCAGGCCGCGGCTCGCCGTGTCGGCCTCggccggggcggaggcggaggccggcggctCCGAGCGGTTCTACTTCAACTTCACCGGGTTCCCCTTCCCGCTCGGCCCCTTCCTCAACCGCCGCACCATCCGCACCGAG GCGGTGAAGGGCAGCATATGGCTGTTCGAGCAGGAGCAGGCGCTGGGCTTCAGCAGCGTCTCCACCAACATCCGCATGACAGTCATCAGGCTCAAGTCCGGCGGGCTCTGGGTGCACGCGCCCATCGCGCCCACCAAGGAGTGCATCCAG CTGCTCAAGGAGCTGGACGCGCCGGTGGAGCACATCGTGCTGCCGACCTTCGCGTACGAGCACAAGATCTTCGTCGGGCCCTTCTCCAGGAAGTTCCCCAAGGCGCAGGTATGGGTGGCGCCCAGGCAGTGGAGCTGGCCGATCAACCTGCCGCTCGAGTTCTTCGGCATCTTCCGGGCCAAGCCCCTCAAGGACGAGGACGACGCCACCCCGTGGGCCGCCGAGATCGAGCAGAAGGTTCTCAGCTCGCCGGAAGTTG GGATCGGACCATATGTGGAGGTGGCTTTCTACCATAAGCCTTCGAAGACATTGCTGGTGACGGATGCTGTCATCTTTGTTCCTCGACAGCCTCCGGAGTGTATCAGCAAAGAATCATTGTTAGCTTCGGCCAAGAACGGATTGGCAGTGAAGCTATTGAGCAAAGGGAAAGAGGTTCCAGATGAACCAGTTGTGGACAATACACTGAACCGTCAGAAAG GATGGGAGAGGATGGTGCTTCAAATACTGTTTCTTGGCCCCTCAAATCTTCTTGAGCCAAATGCAAGTTTTGCTCAAATGTCACAAAAATTGATTGTCTCACCAATTGTCAAGACACTCGTTTTCAGCAAAGTTCCAGAGAAG GTGAGGGACTGGGTCGACAGGATCGCTGCCGACTGGCCATTCCGACGGATAATCCCTTGCCATTTTTCAGCCCCAATCAACGCGAGCCGATCAGACTTCCTGGCCGCCTTCGCCTTCCTTGACGAGCTGCTCCCTGATCGCCCCGCCGCGGTGCCTGGCCTCTCCCTGCTCTTTGCCTCGTTCATGGGGAAGGCGGCCAGCTACTTCCCTCCTGACGACATGAAGACGCTTTCCTCGCTGGACGAGTTCTTGGTTTCGGTTGGTGCTGTCAAGAAGACCGTCTCCGGGAGGAAGAGGTGA
- the LOC112883865 gene encoding uncharacterized protein LOC112883865 isoform X1: MAAAAVASSSTPRPLRLAPRRALGGAPDHVNAPPLRSRRPRLAVSASAGAEAEAGGSERFYFNFTGFPFPLGPFLNRRTIRTEAVVGGWMDQAVKGSIWLFEQEQALGFSSVSTNIRMTVIRLKSGGLWVHAPIAPTKECIQLLKELDAPVEHIVLPTFAYEHKIFVGPFSRKFPKAQVWVAPRQWSWPINLPLEFFGIFRAKPLKDEDDATPWAAEIEQKVLSSPEVGIGPYVEVAFYHKPSKTLLVTDAVIFVPRQPPECISKESLLASAKNGLAVKLLSKGKEVPDEPVVDNTLNRQKGWERMVLQILFLGPSNLLEPNASFAQMSQKLIVSPIVKTLVFSKVPEKVRDWVDRIAADWPFRRIIPCHFSAPINASRSDFLAAFAFLDELLPDRPAAVPGLSLLFASFMGKAASYFPPDDMKTLSSLDEFLVSVGAVKKTVSGRKR, translated from the exons ATGGCAGCCGCAGCCGTGGCCTCCAGCTCCACCCCGCGGCCGCTCCGCCTGGCGCCGCGCCGGGCTCTCGGCGGCGCGCCCGACCACGTCAACGCCCCGCCGCTCCGCTCCCGCAGGCCGCGGCTCGCCGTGTCGGCCTCggccggggcggaggcggaggccggcggctCCGAGCGGTTCTACTTCAACTTCACCGGGTTCCCCTTCCCGCTCGGCCCCTTCCTCAACCGCCGCACCATCCGCACCGA GGCCGTTGTGGGTGGATGGATGGATCAGGCGGTGAAGGGCAGCATATGGCTGTTCGAGCAGGAGCAGGCGCTGGGCTTCAGCAGCGTCTCCACCAACATCCGCATGACAGTCATCAGGCTCAAGTCCGGCGGGCTCTGGGTGCACGCGCCCATCGCGCCCACCAAGGAGTGCATCCAG CTGCTCAAGGAGCTGGACGCGCCGGTGGAGCACATCGTGCTGCCGACCTTCGCGTACGAGCACAAGATCTTCGTCGGGCCCTTCTCCAGGAAGTTCCCCAAGGCGCAGGTATGGGTGGCGCCCAGGCAGTGGAGCTGGCCGATCAACCTGCCGCTCGAGTTCTTCGGCATCTTCCGGGCCAAGCCCCTCAAGGACGAGGACGACGCCACCCCGTGGGCCGCCGAGATCGAGCAGAAGGTTCTCAGCTCGCCGGAAGTTG GGATCGGACCATATGTGGAGGTGGCTTTCTACCATAAGCCTTCGAAGACATTGCTGGTGACGGATGCTGTCATCTTTGTTCCTCGACAGCCTCCGGAGTGTATCAGCAAAGAATCATTGTTAGCTTCGGCCAAGAACGGATTGGCAGTGAAGCTATTGAGCAAAGGGAAAGAGGTTCCAGATGAACCAGTTGTGGACAATACACTGAACCGTCAGAAAG GATGGGAGAGGATGGTGCTTCAAATACTGTTTCTTGGCCCCTCAAATCTTCTTGAGCCAAATGCAAGTTTTGCTCAAATGTCACAAAAATTGATTGTCTCACCAATTGTCAAGACACTCGTTTTCAGCAAAGTTCCAGAGAAG GTGAGGGACTGGGTCGACAGGATCGCTGCCGACTGGCCATTCCGACGGATAATCCCTTGCCATTTTTCAGCCCCAATCAACGCGAGCCGATCAGACTTCCTGGCCGCCTTCGCCTTCCTTGACGAGCTGCTCCCTGATCGCCCCGCCGCGGTGCCTGGCCTCTCCCTGCTCTTTGCCTCGTTCATGGGGAAGGCGGCCAGCTACTTCCCTCCTGACGACATGAAGACGCTTTCCTCGCTGGACGAGTTCTTGGTTTCGGTTGGTGCTGTCAAGAAGACCGTCTCCGGGAGGAAGAGGTGA
- the LOC112887314 gene encoding uncharacterized protein LOC112887314 has product MVPSWCRGLRLLFVASLLVLSVAALHPPPEPSAADPLLARMCDPRSAHPAPASWCHGLHLRRRGGAVGHHRRHNHNHHHRPEPVPLPPPGRGGGEEIDVRYGVAKRLVPTGPNPLHN; this is encoded by the coding sequence ATGGTGCCGTCGTGGTGCCGGGGCCTTCGCCTCCTCTTCGTGGCGTCCCTGCTCGTCCTCTCCGTTGCCGCGCTGCacccgccgcccgagccgtccGCAGCCGACCCGCTGCTGGCCCGCATGTGCGACCCGCGCAGCGCGCACCCGGCGCCGGCCTCCTGGTGCCACGGCCTGCACCTCAGGCGCCGCGGCGGGGCCGTGGGGCATCATCGCCGCCACAACCacaaccaccaccaccggccTGAGCCGGTGCCGCTGCCTCCTCcgggacgcggcggcggggaggagatCGACGTGCGCTACGGCGTCGCCAAGCGGCTCGTGCCGACGGGGCCCAACCCGCTGCACAACTGa
- the LOC112884159 gene encoding atherin-like, whose product MPRHGHHDPAPPACCCCGCGCGYSGGCAGAAPCYYPAPVPAPPSSAASDHLLHAIAAHLLLSSPAPAQPPPQPQPQAQPAPPPPPPAAHHATNPYPYPHPYQHQHRYQQQEAKTHAYTHPPAPPQPNPSGDHGHLLLHSLLRRVAALESALPRSFPAPLPARRPPHPNPRPRRGARYQEEVEEEESESEPEPESPPSPPLRGQPRRPARAGPPSAASERAARTIQAHFRRFLARRSRTLRQLKELAVLRSKAAAIRGSLSGRRGCADPAAVSEAAMGVLLRLDAIQGGDPMIREGKRAVSRELTRILEFVDKVLVKEHEQVAMGDALDTDEYHEGCKAAYMAGRPSTSKKKVSFSGNGQVHELNGNTENGNEVDESSENSSSAESDEVKPSKRGANGKPGLAAPMPVQMESRRIADERR is encoded by the exons ATGCCTCGCCACGGCCACCACGACCCGGCCCcgcccgcctgctgctgctgcggatgcggCTGCGGCTACAGCGGCGgctgcgcgggcgcggcgccgtGCTACTACCCCGCGCCCGTGCCGGCCCCGCCCAGCTCCGCCGCGTCCGACCACCTCCTCCACGCCATCGCCGCCCACCTCCTCCTCAGCTCCCCGGCGCccgcccagccaccgccgcagccgcagccccaGGCccagccggcgccgccgccgcctcctcccgccGCGCACCACGCGACGAATCCCTATCCGTACCCCCACCCATACCAGCATCAGCACCGGTACCAGCAGCAGGAGGCCAAAACCCACGCCTACACCCaccctccggcgccgccgcagcccaaCCCATCCGGCGACCacggccacctcctgctccacTCGCTCCTGCGCCGGGTGGCCGCGCTCGAGTCCGCTCTCCCCCGcagcttccccgcccctctcccggcgcggcggccgccccACCCGAACCCTCGCCCGCGCCGCGGGGCCCGCTACCAGGAGGAGGTTGAGGAAGAGGAATCGGaatcagaaccggaaccggaaTCCCCGCCCTCGCCTCCGCTGCGGGGGCAGCCGCGGCGACCAGCGCGCGCGGGGCCGCCCTCCGCGGCGAGTGAGCGCGCGGCGCGGACGATCCAGGCGCACTTCCGCCGCTTCCTGGCGCGGCGCTCCCGGACGCTGCGCCAGCTCAAGGAGCTCGCCGTGCTGCGGTCCAAGGCCGCGGCGATCCGGGGGTCCCTCTCCGGCCGCCGCGGGTGCGCCGACCCTGCCGCCGTCTCCGAGGCGGCCATGGGCGTCCTCCTCAGGCTCGACGCGATCCAG GGAGGGGACCCGATGATCCGCGAGGGGAAGCGCGCGGTGAGCCGGGAGCTTACCCGGATCTTGGAGTTCGTTGACAAGGTGCTGGTCAAAGAGCACGAGCAGGTGGCCATGGGTGATGCATTGGACACTGACGAGTACCATGAAGGCTGCAAGGCTGCGTATATGGCAGGACGCCCGTCCACGAGCAAGAAGAAGGTGAGTTTCTCTGGTAATGGCCAGGTTCACGAGCTCAATGGAAACACGGAGAACGGAAATGAGGTGGATGAGAGCTCTGAAAACTCGAGCTCTGCTGAGTCTGATGAGGTGAAGCCTAGCAAGAGAGGTGCTAATGGTAAGCCTGGGCTTGCTGCACCAATGCCCGTGCAAATGGAGTCGAGGAGGATTGCTGATGAGAGGAGATAA